In a genomic window of Mesoplasma tabanidae:
- a CDS encoding nucleotide exchange factor GrpE produces the protein MNNEKELNKEETSVENNDGKVEIEEVKKDKKDYKKIIQDLEKQIESCNKEIEFQKSLRNADIANLTKKRNEQEALVRKYGSSNLAEDLIKPIDLLKKVIDTPTESPELQNYLMGFKMIISQIENAFENNGIKAMGVKAGDEFDSNLHEANESLEDSGMESNKIVSVISDGYMIHDRILIHAIVKVAK, from the coding sequence ATGAATAACGAAAAAGAATTAAATAAAGAAGAGACTTCAGTTGAAAACAATGACGGAAAAGTTGAAATTGAAGAAGTAAAAAAAGATAAAAAAGATTATAAAAAAATAATTCAAGATCTTGAAAAGCAAATTGAGAGTTGCAACAAAGAAATTGAATTTCAAAAAAGTTTGAGAAATGCAGATATTGCAAATCTTACTAAGAAGAGAAATGAACAAGAGGCATTGGTTAGAAAATATGGTTCAAGCAATTTGGCTGAGGACTTAATTAAACCGATTGATTTATTAAAAAAAGTAATTGATACGCCAACTGAAAGTCCGGAGTTGCAAAACTATTTAATGGGTTTTAAAATGATCATTAGTCAAATAGAAAATGCATTTGAAAACAATGGAATAAAAGCAATGGGCGTAAAAGCGGGGGATGAATTCGATTCAAATTTACATGAAGCAAATGAATCACTAGAAGATAGTGGTATGGAATCAAACAAAATAGTGTCTGTAATTTCTGATGGATATATGATTCACGATAGAATATTAATTCACGCAATTGTTAAAGTAGCAAAATAG
- the hrcA gene encoding heat-inducible transcriptional repressor HrcA, with amino-acid sequence MLSERQAKILKVIVSEYIKTNQAVSSKRIQELLSMQVSSATIRNDSAALEEMNYLEKQHTSSGRVPSTKGYRYYVDHLMEFDDYNEGLKENLKSILFQRGTKIEYVLEQASQIISEMTKMTAIVTKQNLNSELMVKKIDLIPLSETMASVIFILSNGEMQNQLFNLKDISLSDLSISIKVFSDCLVDTPVKEIENNISLIRPNLEATVKNYDLILETFMSNILQSKESKKEIVGMKNMLDNPEFNDTEKLKKVINIMENMSPFDWFDVSYSSNQKMIQISTKIGEEISEDLSDISIVETAIKTEQGSTMLTLVGPKRVDYSQANQLINLIVEIINGDDHKDE; translated from the coding sequence ATGTTAAGCGAAAGACAAGCTAAAATTTTAAAAGTAATTGTTTCAGAATATATTAAAACTAATCAAGCTGTTAGTTCAAAAAGAATTCAAGAGTTACTTAGCATGCAAGTTTCAAGTGCGACTATCAGAAATGACTCTGCAGCACTTGAAGAAATGAATTATTTAGAAAAGCAACACACATCATCTGGAAGAGTTCCTTCAACAAAAGGGTACAGATATTATGTTGATCACTTAATGGAATTTGATGATTATAATGAAGGTTTAAAAGAAAACTTAAAATCAATTTTATTTCAACGTGGAACAAAAATTGAATATGTTTTAGAGCAGGCCAGTCAAATAATTAGTGAAATGACTAAGATGACAGCTATTGTAACTAAACAAAACTTAAATAGTGAGTTAATGGTTAAAAAAATAGACCTAATTCCATTATCAGAAACTATGGCATCAGTAATTTTCATTCTTTCAAATGGAGAAATGCAAAATCAATTATTCAATCTAAAAGATATATCATTATCAGATTTATCAATATCAATAAAAGTGTTTTCAGATTGTTTAGTTGATACTCCAGTTAAAGAAATAGAAAATAACATATCACTTATTAGACCTAACTTAGAAGCAACTGTAAAGAACTATGATTTAATTTTAGAAACTTTTATGTCAAACATTTTACAATCAAAAGAATCTAAAAAAGAAATTGTTGGAATGAAAAACATGTTGGATAATCCAGAATTTAATGACACAGAAAAACTTAAAAAGGTTATTAACATTATGGAAAATATGTCACCATTTGATTGATTTGATGTAAGTTACAGTTCAAATCAAAAAATGATTCAAATTAGTACAAAGATAGGTGAAGAAATATCTGAGGATTTAAGTGATATTTCAATTGTTGAAACAGCAATTAAAACTGAACAGGGTTCAACAATGTTAACACTTGTTGGGCCTAAGAGGGTTGATTATTCTCAAGCTAATCAATTAATTAACTTGATAGTAGAAATAATAAATGGAGATGATCATAAAGATGAATAA